A single Dechloromonas denitrificans DNA region contains:
- the paaX gene encoding phenylacetic acid degradation operon negative regulatory protein PaaX, with protein sequence MRRFSVAADTVIQPIKTRLDDFRQQTRVQAGSLIISMFGDAILPRGGRVWLGSLIRLLEPLELNERLVRTSVFRLAKEEWLRTETVGRRADYVLTNSGRRRFEEASRHIYASHAPLWDRRWRLILAVGEFEPKERERLRQALFWQGFGVLGADCFVHPSADLTAAFDALVAEGLSGYLDRLMPLLAADSRSGLSANDADLVRRAWNLDALASAYSEFVATYLPALAELRRDRQAEVGEEDAFLLRTLLIHDYRRLLLRDPELPDVLLPVDWPGQKARLLCKELYRRLVPASERHLDHLLTLADGTNPPCDPSYADRFPQDDPLAAMAL encoded by the coding sequence ATGCGCAGATTCTCCGTTGCAGCCGATACAGTGATTCAACCGATCAAGACCCGCCTCGACGATTTTCGGCAACAAACCCGCGTCCAGGCCGGTTCGCTCATCATCTCCATGTTTGGCGACGCCATCCTGCCGCGTGGCGGGCGGGTCTGGCTCGGCAGCCTGATCCGTCTGCTCGAACCGCTGGAACTCAACGAGCGGCTGGTTCGCACCTCGGTCTTTCGGCTCGCCAAGGAAGAATGGTTGCGCACCGAAACGGTCGGCCGGCGCGCCGACTACGTGCTGACCAATTCCGGGCGGCGGCGTTTCGAAGAGGCCTCGCGCCACATCTACGCTTCGCATGCGCCGCTCTGGGATCGCCGCTGGCGGCTGATTCTGGCGGTCGGCGAGTTCGAGCCGAAGGAGCGCGAGCGACTGCGCCAGGCGCTGTTCTGGCAAGGCTTCGGGGTGCTCGGCGCCGATTGTTTCGTGCATCCCTCGGCCGATCTGACCGCCGCCTTCGATGCGCTGGTCGCCGAAGGCCTGTCAGGCTATCTCGACCGCCTGATGCCGCTGCTTGCGGCCGATTCGCGCTCCGGGCTGTCGGCCAACGACGCCGATCTGGTCCGCCGGGCCTGGAATCTCGATGCGCTGGCCAGCGCCTACAGCGAGTTCGTCGCGACCTACCTGCCGGCCCTCGCCGAATTGCGCCGCGACCGCCAGGCCGAGGTCGGCGAGGAAGACGCCTTCCTGTTGCGCACGCTATTGATCCACGACTACCGTCGTCTGCTGCTGCGCGACCCGGAACTGCCCGACGTGCTGCTGCCGGTCGACTGGCCCGGCCAGAAGGCCCGGTTGTTGTGCAAGGAACTCTACCGCCGCCTGGTGCCCGCCTCGGAGCGGCATCTCGACCACTTGCTGACGCTCGCCGACGGCACCAACCCGCCCTGCGATCCCTCCTACGCCGACCGCTTTCCCCAGGACGACCCGCTGGCCGCGATGGCGCTGTAA
- a CDS encoding aromatic ring-hydroxylating oxygenase subunit alpha: MNAPAELKWAAKYPELGTGPIPVEPCVSPEFFEEERQKVFLNSWLKVGRVEEIANPGDYKVKKLSFAKTSVILIRGKDGQIRGFHNVCSHRGNKVIVEQGEETFGRNKAAVVTCRFHGWVYGAKGEIVQLPEQDKFHACFEKEKNALTPVHTDVWEGFIFVNLNPAESVVPLKDFLGGYGEHMAGFPYGELPYCFSYYTYLDCNWKVAHDAFAEAYHVATIHAGSFPNVFSSGLSDVQLFGPHRSTAICLSLNAEPTPVAKLANSLVTGSLVAKRGASMLPPSVNPSRREDFSFELSVTFPNLLLHISEGIWFTHQFWPIAHNKTLWEGKYYVAAPKTNSERWALEHAQCLQRNAWLEDTATMEDTQCALESGAKQFMHLQDDEVLIRHGYTALHDYMEQN, from the coding sequence ATGAATGCACCAGCAGAACTGAAGTGGGCCGCCAAGTATCCCGAACTCGGCACCGGTCCGATTCCCGTCGAACCCTGCGTTTCCCCGGAGTTTTTCGAGGAAGAGCGGCAAAAGGTATTTTTGAACAGCTGGCTGAAAGTCGGCCGCGTCGAGGAAATCGCTAATCCTGGTGATTACAAGGTCAAGAAGCTGTCCTTCGCCAAGACCTCGGTCATCTTGATCCGCGGCAAGGACGGTCAGATCCGCGGCTTTCACAACGTCTGCTCGCACCGCGGCAACAAGGTGATCGTCGAGCAGGGCGAGGAAACCTTCGGCCGCAACAAGGCCGCCGTCGTCACCTGCCGCTTCCATGGCTGGGTCTATGGCGCCAAGGGCGAGATCGTCCAGCTGCCCGAGCAGGACAAGTTCCACGCCTGTTTCGAGAAGGAAAAGAACGCGCTGACCCCGGTCCATACCGACGTCTGGGAAGGCTTCATTTTCGTCAATCTCAACCCGGCCGAGTCGGTCGTTCCGCTCAAGGACTTCCTCGGCGGCTATGGCGAACACATGGCCGGTTTCCCGTATGGCGAACTGCCGTACTGCTTCAGCTACTACACCTATCTCGACTGCAACTGGAAGGTGGCGCATGACGCATTCGCCGAGGCCTACCACGTGGCGACCATCCACGCCGGCTCTTTCCCGAACGTGTTTTCTTCCGGTTTGTCGGACGTCCAGTTGTTCGGCCCGCATCGCAGCACGGCCATCTGTCTGAGCCTGAATGCCGAGCCGACGCCGGTCGCCAAGCTGGCCAACTCGCTGGTCACCGGCTCGCTGGTCGCCAAGCGCGGCGCCTCGATGTTGCCGCCGTCGGTCAATCCTTCCCGTCGCGAAGATTTCTCCTTCGAGCTGTCGGTGACCTTCCCCAACCTGTTGCTGCACATCTCCGAAGGCATCTGGTTTACCCACCAGTTCTGGCCCATCGCCCACAACAAGACCTTGTGGGAAGGCAAGTACTACGTGGCCGCGCCGAAGACCAACAGCGAACGCTGGGCCCTCGAACACGCCCAGTGCCTGCAGCGCAATGCCTGGCTGGAAGACACGGCGACCATGGAAGACACCCAGTGCGCGCTGGAGTCCGGCGCCAAGCAGTTCATGCACCTGCAGGACGACGAAGTCCTGATCCGCCATGGCTACACCGCGCTTCACGACTACATGGAACAGAACTGA
- a CDS encoding acetamidase/formamidase family protein — protein sequence MDVSKGQAQPVVTVDSYTRGIVGPSNSMLGPVKNGGRIIAGTPPGCWGPMITPKFQGGHEVSQPVAVEGADIGDAVALKIRQVDVTSLATSSGVMSFVDGRYLGDPFVAKLCPSCGTVSPASHIEGIGDDAVHCDVCGAEVNAFRFSNGYVIVLDKDNGVSLTVGKDVAERLAANAREMSALPGASEQHSILSLARADIAGLAAHMQPFLGNIGTTPSRDLPDSHNAGDFGGFLVGAPHQYAMTQEELDRHKTDGHMDTNSVRAGAILICPVKVPGAGVYMGDMHAQQGNGEVAGHATDVSGIVELDVEVIKNLALDGPILLQRLDDLPPMARPMNKTQKAAVQRLAARYGQREIEDNGPITFIGSGKTLNDATDNGLERAAKVTGLPVAEILNRATITGSIEISRLPGVVRVTFLCPMPILERLGIAHLVREQYQLND from the coding sequence ATGGACGTAAGCAAAGGGCAGGCGCAACCGGTCGTGACGGTTGATAGCTACACCAGAGGTATTGTTGGGCCGAGCAACAGCATGTTGGGGCCGGTCAAGAACGGCGGGCGGATCATTGCCGGTACGCCGCCAGGTTGTTGGGGACCGATGATCACGCCCAAGTTTCAGGGCGGCCATGAGGTCAGTCAGCCGGTTGCCGTCGAGGGGGCCGATATCGGCGATGCGGTCGCCCTGAAGATCCGGCAGGTCGACGTGACTTCCCTGGCTACCTCTTCCGGCGTGATGAGCTTTGTAGACGGCCGCTATCTCGGCGATCCGTTTGTCGCCAAGCTCTGCCCGTCATGCGGCACCGTCAGTCCGGCCAGCCATATCGAAGGCATCGGCGACGACGCGGTTCATTGCGATGTCTGCGGCGCCGAGGTCAATGCCTTCCGCTTCAGCAACGGCTATGTCATTGTCCTCGACAAGGACAACGGCGTTTCGCTGACCGTCGGCAAGGACGTCGCCGAACGGCTGGCGGCGAATGCCCGGGAGATGTCGGCCTTGCCCGGCGCGTCCGAGCAGCACTCCATCCTCAGCCTGGCGCGGGCCGACATTGCCGGCCTGGCCGCCCACATGCAACCGTTTCTCGGCAACATCGGCACGACGCCGTCGCGCGATCTGCCGGATTCGCACAATGCCGGCGATTTCGGCGGTTTTCTGGTCGGCGCCCCGCACCAGTACGCGATGACCCAGGAAGAGCTGGACCGCCACAAGACCGATGGCCACATGGACACCAATTCGGTGCGGGCCGGCGCCATCCTGATCTGTCCGGTGAAGGTGCCCGGCGCCGGCGTGTACATGGGCGACATGCACGCCCAACAGGGCAATGGCGAGGTGGCCGGGCACGCCACCGACGTCTCCGGCATCGTCGAGCTCGACGTCGAAGTGATCAAGAACCTCGCCCTGGATGGCCCGATCCTGCTGCAACGCCTGGACGACCTGCCGCCCATGGCCCGGCCGATGAACAAGACGCAAAAGGCGGCCGTGCAGCGGCTGGCGGCGCGTTACGGCCAGCGCGAAATCGAGGACAACGGCCCGATCACTTTCATCGGCTCCGGCAAGACGCTGAACGATGCAACCGACAACGGCCTGGAGCGGGCTGCCAAGGTCACCGGCCTGCCGGTCGCCGAAATCCTCAACCGGGCAACGATCACCGGTTCGATCGAAATCAGCCGCCTGCCCGGCGTCGTCCGCGTCACCTTTCTTTGTCCGATGCCGATCCTGGAGCGCCTGGGCATCGCCCACCTGGTCCGCGAACAGTACCAATTGAACGATTGA
- a CDS encoding styrene monooxygenase/indole monooxygenase family protein produces MRKFAIIGGGQAGLHIGFALLKAGHAVTLYSDRTPAEILGSRIPSTAFLFNSTLDMERELGLNFWEDLVPYGEGMHVDFRDPSGAIGLTVQGRLEDRKGQALDQRTKFSRWLEEFPKRGGKLVIKAVSVEELDQISAENDLTIVTAGKGNINALFERDDQRSVHTKPPRHLAALLLTGPKLMGDRPWLRVPFRPLRFNFVAGVGEFFSLPFYTHTVGECRSVLFEAIPGGPIDRFQNAQSGEELLEIAKGVIREFSPDDAHHFEDVQLTDPNAWLKGAFTPTIRKPVGRLPSGRFVMGVGDTVVLNDPITGQGSNNAARMSKFVIEKILAMGDGSFTPGWVNDVVDTFWHESGQYTSAFTNALLNPPPPSVMEVLVAASQTPAIADKFMQNFDKPSDYWPWLVDLDLARKFIVDNGGHLAA; encoded by the coding sequence ATGCGCAAATTTGCAATCATCGGTGGCGGGCAGGCCGGCTTGCATATCGGTTTCGCTTTACTCAAGGCGGGCCATGCCGTGACGCTGTACAGCGACCGGACTCCGGCCGAAATCCTGGGCAGCCGGATTCCCAGCACGGCCTTCCTGTTCAACAGCACGCTGGACATGGAGCGGGAACTCGGTCTGAATTTCTGGGAAGACCTGGTTCCCTACGGCGAAGGGATGCACGTCGATTTCCGCGATCCGAGCGGGGCCATCGGCCTCACCGTCCAGGGCCGGCTGGAAGACCGGAAAGGCCAGGCCCTCGACCAGCGCACCAAGTTTTCGCGCTGGCTGGAAGAGTTTCCGAAACGCGGCGGCAAGCTGGTCATCAAGGCCGTTTCGGTCGAGGAACTGGACCAGATTTCGGCGGAAAACGACCTGACCATCGTCACCGCCGGCAAGGGCAACATCAATGCGCTGTTCGAGCGTGACGACCAACGCAGCGTGCACACCAAGCCGCCGCGCCACCTCGCCGCGCTGCTGCTGACCGGCCCCAAGTTGATGGGCGACCGTCCCTGGTTGCGCGTCCCGTTCCGGCCGCTGCGCTTCAACTTCGTCGCCGGCGTCGGCGAGTTCTTCTCGCTGCCGTTCTATACCCACACCGTCGGCGAGTGCCGGAGCGTGCTCTTCGAAGCCATTCCCGGCGGCCCCATCGACCGCTTCCAGAACGCCCAGAGCGGCGAGGAACTGCTGGAAATCGCCAAGGGCGTGATCCGCGAATTTTCACCCGACGATGCGCATCATTTCGAGGATGTCCAACTGACCGATCCGAATGCCTGGCTGAAAGGCGCCTTCACGCCGACCATCCGCAAGCCGGTCGGCCGCCTGCCCTCGGGCCGCTTCGTCATGGGCGTCGGCGACACGGTCGTTCTCAACGACCCGATTACCGGCCAGGGCTCGAACAACGCCGCCCGCATGTCGAAATTCGTCATCGAGAAAATCCTCGCCATGGGTGACGGCAGCTTCACCCCGGGCTGGGTCAACGACGTCGTCGATACTTTCTGGCACGAATCCGGCCAGTACACCTCGGCCTTCACCAACGCCCTGCTCAATCCGCCGCCGCCGTCGGTGATGGAAGTGCTGGTCGCCGCCTCGCAGACGCCGGCCATCGCCGACAAGTTCATGCAGAACTTCGACAAGCCCAGCGACTACTGGCCGTGGCTGGTCGATCTCGATCTCGCACGCAAATTCATCGTCGACAACGGAGGCCATCTTGCTGCCTGA
- a CDS encoding ParD-like family protein, whose protein sequence is MGIVKISERMHENLRLTSGALSRSINAQAEHWLRVGMLAELNPNLRYADICQLLVQAEQQAEGQALGNGALSVVAA, encoded by the coding sequence ATGGGAATCGTCAAAATTTCAGAGCGGATGCATGAGAACTTGCGTCTGACCAGTGGCGCGCTGAGTCGCTCGATCAATGCGCAGGCCGAGCATTGGCTTCGCGTCGGGATGCTTGCCGAGTTGAATCCGAACCTGCGCTATGCCGACATTTGCCAGTTGCTTGTCCAGGCGGAACAGCAGGCCGAGGGGCAGGCGCTTGGCAATGGCGCTTTGTCGGTTGTGGCAGCATGA
- a CDS encoding nuclear transport factor 2 family protein — MPATLEQRIKRLEDIEAIRLLVGRYAHGADRNNDPQIMGALLADDAVWEAPGFGRYEGRDEITRQLARIGREEILWSLHYMVSPVIEVAPSGQSARCHWYLWELAKMPGGDGAQSHWIGGCYHSELIETAAGWRFSHVLLNLKLNSRYSEGWQSQPSTTQKTPTEN; from the coding sequence ATGCCAGCGACATTGGAGCAACGGATCAAGCGCCTCGAGGATATCGAGGCCATCCGTCTATTGGTTGGCCGTTATGCCCACGGCGCGGATCGCAACAACGATCCGCAGATCATGGGTGCGCTACTGGCCGACGATGCGGTCTGGGAAGCGCCCGGTTTCGGGCGTTACGAGGGCCGGGATGAAATCACCCGCCAACTGGCGCGCATCGGCCGCGAGGAAATCCTCTGGTCGCTGCACTACATGGTTTCTCCGGTCATCGAGGTGGCACCGTCCGGGCAGAGCGCCCGTTGTCACTGGTATCTCTGGGAACTGGCCAAGATGCCCGGGGGCGATGGCGCGCAGAGTCACTGGATCGGCGGCTGCTACCACAGCGAATTGATCGAGACGGCCGCCGGCTGGCGCTTTTCCCACGTGCTGCTCAACCTGAAGCTGAACAGCCGGTATTCCGAAGGCTGGCAAAGCCAGCCATCAACGACACAGAAAACCCCAACAGAGAACTGA
- a CDS encoding 2Fe-2S iron-sulfur cluster-binding protein, which translates to MARIVMQPSGKSVDCNYGDTVLMALEKAGYALPNNCRAGACGECKVKVTGGQFDQGMVLDMALSQDERKQGYGLMCMAKPISEELVIEWGTLDARPKLFPPREDALFVVTDKRPVAARVVEVRMRPVGQPIRYWPGQYVTVGNPRADVPARAYSISNAPRPDGELVLQVARAEGGKTSNWIHDSLNIGDSLKISGAYGTFIGDPAVDTPVLCLAAGTGLAPVLALAEAALRRGFRKPVTMLFSARTKEDVYSQGMMAWWRTKHRNFDYKVTLTRETAEGYLAGRVDAVLPKMFPDLSKHTIFVAGSPEFVETCVATIKKLGARDDLIHTEGFFAQQQPVTADADHLLPA; encoded by the coding sequence ATGGCTCGTATCGTGATGCAGCCTTCGGGCAAGTCGGTCGATTGCAACTACGGCGACACGGTTTTGATGGCGCTCGAAAAGGCCGGCTACGCGCTGCCCAACAACTGCCGGGCCGGCGCTTGCGGCGAGTGCAAGGTCAAGGTCACCGGCGGCCAGTTCGACCAGGGCATGGTGCTCGACATGGCGCTGTCGCAGGACGAGCGCAAGCAGGGTTACGGCCTGATGTGCATGGCCAAGCCGATTTCCGAGGAACTGGTCATCGAATGGGGCACCCTCGATGCCCGGCCCAAACTCTTCCCGCCGCGCGAAGACGCGCTGTTCGTGGTGACCGACAAGCGCCCGGTCGCGGCGCGCGTCGTTGAAGTGCGGATGCGCCCGGTCGGCCAGCCGATCCGTTACTGGCCCGGCCAGTACGTCACGGTCGGCAATCCACGCGCCGACGTGCCGGCCCGCGCCTACTCGATTTCCAACGCGCCGCGCCCGGATGGCGAACTGGTGCTGCAGGTGGCCCGCGCCGAGGGCGGCAAGACCAGCAACTGGATACACGACAGCCTGAATATCGGCGACAGCCTGAAAATTTCCGGCGCCTACGGCACCTTCATCGGCGACCCGGCGGTCGATACGCCGGTTCTCTGCCTGGCCGCCGGTACCGGCCTCGCGCCGGTCCTGGCGCTGGCCGAAGCCGCCTTGCGCCGCGGTTTCCGCAAGCCGGTGACGATGCTCTTCTCGGCGCGCACCAAAGAAGACGTGTACAGCCAGGGGATGATGGCCTGGTGGCGTACCAAGCATCGCAATTTCGACTACAAGGTGACGCTGACCCGCGAAACCGCCGAAGGCTATCTGGCCGGCCGGGTGGACGCGGTGTTGCCGAAAATGTTTCCCGACCTGTCGAAACACACCATCTTCGTCGCCGGCAGCCCGGAGTTCGTCGAAACCTGTGTTGCCACCATCAAGAAACTCGGCGCCCGGGACGATTTGATCCACACCGAAGGCTTCTTCGCGCAGCAGCAACCGGTGACGGCCGATGCCGATCACCTGTTGCCAGCCTGA
- the map gene encoding type I methionyl aminopeptidase: protein MSASGQVTIRTESEIAMARRAGMLAADVLRMIAPHVKAGVTTDQLDKLCHDYIVDVQQAIPANVGYHGYPKTICASVNHVICHGIPSDKKLKDGDIVNIDVAIIKDGWFGDTSRMYLVGNPSTLAKRLVRTTYEAMRAGIRQVRPGATLGDVGHAIQTVAQREGFSVVREYCGHGIGTIYHDDPQVLHVGQPGKGLKLEPGMIFTIEPMINAGKAAITHLPDEWTVVTKDRSLSAQWEHTVLVTDSGFDILTPWPDGYGDYTPILPVSPPA from the coding sequence ATGAGCGCTTCCGGACAGGTCACGATAAGGACGGAATCCGAAATTGCCATGGCCCGGCGGGCCGGCATGCTGGCGGCCGATGTCTTGCGGATGATTGCCCCGCACGTCAAAGCGGGCGTCACGACCGATCAACTGGACAAGCTCTGCCACGATTACATCGTCGATGTGCAGCAGGCGATTCCGGCCAATGTCGGCTATCACGGCTACCCGAAGACCATTTGTGCGTCGGTCAATCATGTCATTTGCCATGGAATTCCGTCCGACAAGAAGCTGAAGGATGGGGATATCGTCAATATCGACGTCGCCATCATCAAGGATGGCTGGTTTGGCGATACCAGCCGGATGTACCTCGTCGGCAACCCCAGCACGCTGGCAAAACGCCTGGTCCGAACGACCTACGAAGCGATGCGGGCGGGCATTCGGCAGGTTCGCCCGGGCGCCACGCTGGGTGATGTCGGTCATGCCATCCAGACCGTCGCCCAGCGCGAGGGCTTCAGCGTCGTTCGCGAATACTGCGGGCATGGCATCGGCACCATCTACCACGATGATCCGCAGGTGCTGCATGTCGGCCAACCGGGCAAGGGACTCAAGCTCGAGCCGGGGATGATATTTACCATCGAGCCGATGATTAACGCCGGCAAGGCGGCAATCACGCACTTGCCCGACGAATGGACCGTAGTAACCAAGGATCGCTCCCTCTCCGCGCAGTGGGAACATACCGTGCTGGTCACCGACAGCGGGTTCGACATCCTGACCCCGTGGCCGGATGGCTACGGCGATTACACGCCGATCCTGCCGGTCAGCCCGCCCGCTTGA
- a CDS encoding flavin reductase family protein: MLPELKSGVALDPKDFRRALGCFATGVTVVTTVAEDGRLVGLTANSFSSVSIDPPLVLWSLAKSSPSLATFEKSGYFGISVLAEEQLDLCNRFASPGGNKFAGVDYRMSEHGVPLIEGALAHFECARSAIYPGGDHLILVGKVLAYAWGLGPVPLLFCQGQLSGVPSPAALQKTA, from the coding sequence TTGCTGCCTGAGCTCAAATCCGGCGTGGCGCTCGACCCCAAGGATTTCCGCCGGGCCCTGGGCTGCTTCGCGACCGGCGTCACCGTGGTCACTACCGTTGCCGAGGATGGGCGGCTGGTCGGCCTGACCGCCAACTCCTTCTCGTCGGTGTCGATCGATCCGCCGCTGGTGCTGTGGAGCCTGGCCAAGAGTTCGCCGAGTCTGGCGACCTTCGAAAAGTCCGGCTATTTCGGCATCAGCGTGCTGGCCGAGGAGCAACTCGATCTGTGCAACCGCTTCGCTTCGCCGGGCGGCAACAAGTTTGCCGGCGTCGATTACCGCATGTCGGAACACGGCGTGCCGCTGATCGAGGGCGCTCTGGCGCATTTTGAATGCGCCCGCTCGGCGATCTATCCGGGCGGTGACCACCTCATCCTGGTCGGCAAGGTGCTCGCCTACGCCTGGGGCCTCGGGCCGGTGCCGCTGCTCTTCTGTCAGGGACAGTTGAGCGGCGTGCCGAGCCCGGCCGCTTTGCAAAAAACCGCTTGA
- the paaN gene encoding phenylacetic acid degradation protein PaaN produces MTHPLFEKHRATLDGALNAIHTRGYWSAFNEMPSPKVYGETAPDDGKKAYASHLGQPFALNQPGESGWTGGEQSPYGVALAVQYPVCDFAALIAAGQQAMPAWQAVGAEGRTGICIEILSRLNQQSFELAHAVMMTTGQGWMMAFQAGSPHAQERGLEAVAYAWREQSFVPAETVWEKPQGKNPPLVMKKHFEIVGRGVAVVVGCGTFPTWNTYPGLFAALATGNAVIVKPHSNAILPAAITVRTIRAVLAENGIDPNLVTLCVTDKRETTQQLVTHPAVKSVDFTGGNVFGQWLIDHCRQAQVYAELAGVNNIVIDSTDAYRKMLGNLAFTLSLYSGQMCTTSQAILVPAAGIDTEEGHKSYDEICRDLANAVTGFLAKPEVAFAVLGAIQSADTLKRIEEAGSGKLGTVILAPTRLENPDFPKAEVRTPVLLACAAGEEAKYMEERFGPISFIVKVADTAAAIALSERIISTHGALTAGIYSTRPEVIEAMTAATWRSKVALSINLTGGVFVNQSTAYSDYHGTGGNPSANASYADSAFVANRFRVVQRRYHV; encoded by the coding sequence ATGACTCACCCCCTATTCGAGAAACACCGCGCCACGCTGGACGGCGCCCTGAATGCCATCCACACCCGCGGCTACTGGTCGGCCTTCAATGAAATGCCGAGCCCCAAGGTGTATGGCGAAACGGCGCCGGACGACGGCAAGAAAGCCTACGCAAGCCACCTCGGCCAGCCGTTCGCGCTCAACCAGCCGGGCGAAAGCGGCTGGACCGGCGGCGAGCAATCGCCGTACGGGGTCGCCCTCGCCGTGCAATACCCGGTTTGCGACTTCGCCGCGCTGATCGCCGCCGGCCAGCAAGCCATGCCGGCCTGGCAGGCAGTCGGCGCCGAAGGCCGCACCGGCATCTGCATCGAAATCCTCAGCCGCCTGAACCAGCAGAGCTTCGAACTGGCCCATGCCGTGATGATGACCACCGGCCAGGGCTGGATGATGGCCTTCCAGGCCGGCTCGCCGCATGCCCAGGAGCGCGGCCTGGAAGCCGTCGCCTACGCCTGGCGCGAGCAGAGCTTCGTGCCGGCCGAAACGGTCTGGGAAAAGCCGCAGGGCAAGAACCCGCCGCTGGTCATGAAGAAGCATTTCGAAATCGTCGGGCGGGGCGTCGCCGTCGTCGTCGGCTGCGGCACCTTCCCGACCTGGAACACCTACCCCGGCCTGTTCGCGGCGCTGGCCACCGGCAACGCGGTAATCGTCAAGCCGCACAGCAACGCCATTCTGCCGGCGGCGATCACCGTCCGCACCATCCGCGCCGTGCTCGCCGAAAACGGCATCGATCCCAACCTGGTCACGCTGTGCGTCACCGACAAGCGCGAAACCACCCAGCAGCTGGTCACCCACCCGGCCGTCAAGTCGGTCGACTTCACCGGCGGCAATGTCTTCGGCCAATGGCTGATCGACCACTGCCGGCAGGCCCAGGTCTATGCCGAGCTGGCCGGCGTCAACAACATCGTCATCGACTCGACCGATGCCTACCGCAAGATGCTTGGCAACCTGGCCTTCACGCTGTCGCTCTACTCCGGCCAGATGTGCACCACCTCGCAAGCCATCCTGGTGCCGGCCGCCGGCATCGACACCGAAGAGGGCCACAAGTCCTACGACGAGATCTGTCGCGACCTGGCCAATGCCGTCACCGGTTTCCTGGCCAAGCCGGAAGTCGCCTTCGCCGTGCTCGGCGCCATCCAGTCGGCCGATACGCTGAAGCGCATAGAGGAAGCCGGTTCCGGCAAGCTGGGCACGGTCATCCTCGCCCCGACCCGGCTGGAAAACCCCGATTTCCCCAAGGCCGAAGTGCGCACCCCGGTGCTCCTCGCCTGTGCTGCCGGCGAAGAAGCCAAGTACATGGAAGAGCGTTTCGGGCCGATCAGCTTCATCGTCAAGGTGGCCGATACCGCCGCCGCCATCGCCCTGTCCGAACGCATCATCAGCACGCACGGCGCGCTGACCGCCGGCATCTATTCGACCCGGCCCGAAGTGATCGAGGCGATGACCGCCGCCACCTGGCGTTCCAAGGTCGCGCTGTCGATCAACCTGACCGGCGGCGTCTTCGTCAATCAGTCGACGGCCTACTCCGACTACCACGGCACCGGCGGCAACCCGTCGGCCAACGCCTCCTACGCCGACTCCGCCTTCGTCGCCAACCGCTTCCGCGTCGTCCAGCGCCGCTACCACGTTTGA
- a CDS encoding IS110 family transposase, producing the protein MNIVTVGIDLAKNVFALHGVDQSGKAVFIKPKVVRGQLLETVANLPPCLIGMEACSGAHYWARQFSRFGHTVKLMAPKFVAPYRMSGKRGKNDAADAAAICEAVTRPNMRFVPVKDVDQQAILCLHRTRQGFIEERTALYNRLRGLISEFGIVLPQKVERLRREIGAHLEALPGWANRCVGDLLVHADRLNERIDEYAPKEVLLGDDKAIAEAAKQDQRSRRLMQLPGIGPTTASALVASLGGGHDFKNGRQLAAWAGLVPGQYSSGGKARLGRITKAGDAYLRSLLVMGARAVLSGLGEKLDRFSRWARNLAERRGYWKAAVAIAAKNLRLAWAVMHYGEDFRLTTE; encoded by the coding sequence ATGAATATTGTCACCGTAGGCATCGATCTCGCCAAGAATGTATTCGCTTTGCATGGCGTTGACCAGAGCGGCAAGGCGGTTTTCATCAAGCCCAAGGTGGTTCGCGGCCAATTGCTGGAGACGGTCGCCAATCTGCCACCCTGCCTGATCGGCATGGAAGCCTGCTCCGGCGCCCACTACTGGGCCCGGCAGTTCAGTCGCTTCGGTCACACCGTCAAACTGATGGCGCCCAAGTTCGTCGCACCCTACCGGATGAGCGGCAAGCGCGGCAAGAACGACGCCGCCGATGCCGCTGCCATCTGCGAAGCCGTTACCCGGCCCAACATGCGTTTCGTGCCGGTCAAGGACGTCGATCAACAAGCCATCCTCTGCCTGCATCGCACCCGGCAAGGCTTCATCGAAGAACGCACGGCGCTCTATAACCGCCTGCGTGGCCTGATCAGCGAGTTCGGCATTGTTCTGCCGCAGAAAGTCGAACGCCTGCGCCGGGAAATCGGTGCCCACCTTGAAGCACTGCCCGGCTGGGCCAACCGCTGTGTCGGCGACCTGCTCGTACACGCCGACCGCCTCAATGAACGCATCGACGAGTACGCCCCGAAGGAAGTCCTCTTGGGGGACGACAAAGCCATTGCCGAGGCAGCCAAACAAGACCAGCGCAGCCGGCGCCTGATGCAACTCCCCGGCATCGGTCCGACCACGGCCAGTGCCCTGGTCGCTAGCCTGGGCGGCGGTCACGACTTCAAAAATGGTCGGCAACTCGCCGCCTGGGCCGGCCTTGTCCCCGGCCAATACAGCAGTGGTGGTAAAGCCCGGCTGGGCAGGATCACCAAAGCCGGCGATGCCTACCTACGCAGTCTGCTCGTCATGGGCGCCCGCGCCGTTCTCTCCGGCCTCGGCGAGAAGCTGGATAGGTTCAGTCGCTGGGCCAGAAACCTGGCTGAGCGACGGGGTTACTGGAAAGCGGCGGTCGCCATTGCCGCCAAGAACCTGCGGCTGGCCTGGGCGGTCATGCACTATGGCGAAGATTTTCGTCTCACCACTGAATAG